In the Streptomyces formicae genome, one interval contains:
- a CDS encoding flagellar hook-length control protein — protein MRPITLGLSLGAAALLLAAGAVAPAAAAPDAPANNGKAMTWTLLADGPAGTVRVGGGPLSDAYTGDTATTAVLPVLCLKVDNSPVPAGITPDFYAGWARGTVAASNPIRGNRLTSRAVADGVCANTFGAGWRMAEFHDGRYGPNLESSGGWSYWAKGDVPLGTRFWTAINDQPANPWN, from the coding sequence TTGCGCCCGATCACATTGGGTCTGTCCCTCGGTGCCGCCGCGCTGCTGCTGGCCGCCGGAGCGGTGGCCCCCGCCGCGGCAGCGCCGGACGCCCCCGCCAACAACGGAAAGGCGATGACCTGGACGCTGCTCGCCGACGGCCCCGCCGGCACGGTCCGGGTGGGCGGTGGCCCCTTGAGCGACGCGTACACCGGGGACACGGCCACCACGGCGGTACTTCCCGTGCTGTGCCTGAAGGTCGACAACAGTCCGGTGCCCGCGGGCATCACCCCTGATTTCTACGCCGGTTGGGCACGTGGCACCGTCGCGGCCAGCAACCCGATCCGGGGCAACCGCCTGACCAGCCGCGCCGTCGCCGACGGCGTCTGCGCCAACACCTTCGGCGCGGGCTGGCGGATGGCCGAGTTCCACGACGGGCGCTACGGCCCGAACCTGGAGAGCTCGGGCGGCTGGAGCTACTGGGCGAAGGGCGACGTGCCGCTCGGCACCCGCTTCTGGACGGCGATCAACGACCAGCCCGCCAACCCCTGGAACTGA
- a CDS encoding pirin family protein, with amino-acid sequence MSNLDRQAVPSLCGGRGFVVAEPVRELLSPRRVRLGESTEVRRLLPNLGRRMIGAWAFVDHYGPDDIADEPGMQVPPHPHMGLQTVSWLHEGEVLHRDSTGSLQTIRPRELGLMTSGRAISHSEESPASHARLLHGAQLWVALPDPHRHTDPKFEHHAELPKVTAAGLDATVLLGTLDGTESPGTTYTPLVGADITLTADSDTRLPLDPDFEYGVLAMSGEVHVDGVPVLPGSMLYLGCGRTELPLRAASDAGIMLLGGEPFDEELIMWWNFVGRTQAEIEQAREDWMTGTRFGEVKGYDGGPLAAPSLPSTPLKPRGRVR; translated from the coding sequence ATGAGCAACCTTGACCGTCAGGCAGTCCCCTCGCTGTGCGGCGGACGCGGGTTCGTCGTCGCCGAGCCCGTGCGCGAACTCCTCAGCCCCCGCCGGGTCCGGCTCGGCGAATCCACCGAAGTACGCCGACTCCTCCCGAACCTGGGCCGCCGCATGATCGGCGCGTGGGCCTTCGTCGACCACTACGGCCCCGACGACATCGCCGACGAGCCCGGCATGCAGGTGCCGCCGCATCCGCACATGGGCCTGCAGACCGTCAGCTGGCTGCACGAGGGAGAGGTGCTGCACCGCGACTCCACGGGCTCCCTGCAAACCATCCGCCCCCGCGAACTGGGCCTGATGACGTCGGGCCGGGCGATCTCGCACTCGGAGGAGAGCCCCGCGTCGCACGCCCGCCTGCTGCACGGCGCGCAACTGTGGGTGGCCCTGCCGGACCCCCACCGGCACACCGACCCGAAGTTCGAGCACCACGCCGAACTCCCGAAGGTCACCGCCGCGGGCCTCGACGCGACCGTGCTCCTCGGCACATTGGACGGCACGGAGTCCCCCGGCACCACCTACACACCGCTCGTCGGCGCCGACATCACCCTCACCGCCGACTCCGACACACGCCTCCCGCTGGACCCCGACTTCGAGTACGGCGTACTCGCCATGTCCGGCGAAGTACACGTAGACGGCGTCCCCGTCCTCCCCGGCTCCATGCTCTACCTCGGCTGCGGCCGCACCGAACTCCCCCTGCGCGCGGCATCCGACGCCGGGATCATGCTGCTCGGTGGAGAACCGTTCGACGAGGAACTGATCATGTGGTGGAACTTCGTCGGCCGTACGCAGGCGGAGATCGAGCAGGCGCGGGAGGACTGGATGACGGGCACGCGGTTCGGCGAGGTGAAGGGGTACGACGGGGGCCCGCTGGCGGCGCCTTCCCTCCCTTCCACGCCGTTGAAGCCGCGGGGGCGCGTGCGCTGA
- a CDS encoding acyltransferase family protein, translating into MTDTAPTRGRHRAPLPPARPAPPPASRPSAAASHAVRTPRAASHGARAPNAGKPRDSFFDNAKYLAIVLVAMGHAWEPLRGDSRTAAALYMTVYAFHMPAFIVISGYFSRSFDASPGRLKRLVTGIAVPYVLFEVAYTLFKRTAGDDPTYPISLLDPWYLTWFLIALFVWRLTTPLWKIVRWPLPLALAIAALASASPDIGDDLDLQRVLQFLPFFVLGLVLKPEHFRMVRRKEARIVALPVCAAALAFAYWAAPHMSAAWFYRRDSAQELGAPGWSGAVMTLAMFGCSVVLVACFFAWVPGRKLWFTALGAGTLYGYLLHGFLAKGSRFGDWYEADWLHTPLGQITVTLLAGAVITALCTPPVQRMFRFAMEPEMEWAFKQPAGEPVAGEPVAGRPTAGSAR; encoded by the coding sequence GTGACCGATACGGCACCCACGCGGGGCCGCCACCGGGCCCCGCTGCCCCCGGCCCGCCCCGCGCCGCCGCCCGCGAGCCGCCCCTCGGCAGCCGCGTCGCACGCGGTCCGCACTCCGCGAGCCGCCTCGCACGGGGCGCGCGCCCCCAACGCCGGGAAGCCACGGGACTCGTTCTTCGACAACGCGAAGTACCTGGCGATCGTCCTGGTGGCGATGGGCCACGCCTGGGAGCCGCTGCGCGGGGACAGCCGCACGGCGGCCGCGCTCTACATGACCGTGTACGCGTTCCACATGCCCGCGTTCATCGTCATCTCCGGCTACTTCTCGCGGAGTTTCGACGCGAGCCCCGGCCGCCTCAAGCGCCTGGTGACGGGCATCGCCGTCCCGTACGTCCTCTTCGAAGTCGCGTACACCCTCTTCAAACGGACCGCGGGCGACGACCCCACCTATCCGATCAGCCTCCTCGATCCCTGGTACCTGACCTGGTTCCTGATCGCGCTGTTCGTCTGGCGCCTGACGACACCCCTGTGGAAGATCGTCCGCTGGCCCCTGCCGCTCGCCCTCGCCATCGCCGCGCTCGCCTCGGCCTCCCCGGACATCGGCGACGACCTCGATCTGCAACGCGTGCTGCAGTTCCTGCCGTTCTTCGTGCTCGGCCTGGTCCTGAAGCCGGAGCACTTCCGGATGGTGCGGCGCAAGGAGGCCAGGATCGTGGCCCTGCCCGTCTGCGCCGCCGCGCTCGCCTTCGCGTACTGGGCCGCGCCGCACATGAGCGCCGCCTGGTTCTACCGCAGGGACAGCGCTCAGGAACTGGGCGCTCCCGGGTGGAGCGGCGCGGTCATGACGCTCGCGATGTTCGGCTGTTCCGTCGTTCTCGTGGCCTGTTTCTTCGCCTGGGTGCCGGGCCGGAAGCTGTGGTTCACCGCGCTCGGCGCGGGCACCCTCTACGGCTACCTGCTGCACGGCTTCCTCGCTAAGGGCTCGCGCTTCGGCGACTGGTACGAGGCGGACTGGCTCCACACGCCGCTCGGCCAGATCACGGTGACCCTGCTCGCGGGAGCGGTGATCACGGCCTTGTGCACACCGCCGGTACAGCGGATGTTCCGTTTCGCGATGGAGCCGGAGATGGAGTGGGCCTTCAAGCAGCCAGCGGGCGAACCGGTGGCGGGCGAACCGGTGGCGGGCAGACCCACTGCCGGGTCGGCGCGCTAG
- a CDS encoding NACHT domain-containing protein, with product MELAGIGLRLASSAVAPLVRKLFRQDDPGAGLVDKPVRLSALVSFKGEHRTLTEQDLRKLARELVRAAVRSAGPHDALPVEQHEAVAQELARSLHGLGDLDMDDAQAVRLGHVRLADALPPCDEGLSVDAQLLHERLVRLACLHIVEFFTKRSTFVARTLLEQTRQIDRIVTALDLLVERVPAQSAEDAGFEERYRRYLVRRHGQLTIHGIDDAGEWPLADAYLSLEIAEGEERRTRNGERPLPSPPQRAERALAERKRVLLRGGTGAGKTTLVQWLAVAAEQGISEESPYLIGLVPFVLRVRHLLGREGRLPGPERFLELADCPYAPPSGWAERVLEAGRGLLLIDDVDEVPQENREQVRRWIRQLLAAFPGNRWLVTTRPSAVPLDWLAAQDFAEFRLAPMRSDDIEHFIRRWHQAAAPRYSRASESEALLSAVRRQRDLGTLATNPLLCALLCALHHQRHGFLPAGRTTLYLAALEMMLVRRDRERGIQRNSSPRRLDADVQFTLLGRIAYWMIRNDCREIERADAVKLIGQSLAGVPVGGPVGATTEQDAARVYRQLLEGSGLLREQRDGMVDFAHPTFQDYLGARAALEVRDLPLLVSNAHKERWNDVVAMAVAQGRSGDRERLLLDLVSRGDESAEHRVRLHLLALSCLAEAHRVEPRVLYLIEQRAAALLPPRTWEEAATLAAVGQTVLSVLPAPGGLTEEQALACVETAVRIGGTAGCDWLLWALGVGFDDRVTEAVQRALGDAWGHFDADAYALAVLPQLPPDIPVTVTSSEQIPHLARRHHLRVGHEVPLEDVVAQVDRERLRSLDVAVLEDPAVLRRLHALERLSIGRPSKAVLRSLGVLTSLNECDLTLADPERELPVIPSGTPITALTLAPGAHGLAELARFPRLETMVLQGIDTALTPDDWQHLRTAPQLRHLVLPAAAVPHLRTHAVTCPDITAVTLTGHTDSAVIGLVAAAFPGLRTLRMPGPCGPEDADLPGVAVSVAPRPRY from the coding sequence ATGGAACTGGCTGGCATCGGCCTTCGGCTCGCTTCGAGCGCCGTGGCGCCGCTGGTGCGGAAGCTGTTTCGGCAGGACGATCCCGGCGCGGGTCTCGTCGACAAACCTGTCCGCCTGTCCGCGCTCGTCTCGTTCAAGGGCGAACACCGCACCTTGACGGAACAGGACCTGCGCAAGCTGGCCCGGGAGCTGGTGCGCGCGGCGGTCCGGTCGGCCGGTCCGCACGACGCCCTGCCGGTGGAGCAACATGAGGCCGTCGCGCAGGAGTTGGCGCGCAGCCTGCACGGGCTCGGCGACCTGGACATGGACGACGCGCAAGCGGTTCGCCTCGGGCACGTGCGTCTCGCCGATGCGCTGCCGCCCTGCGACGAGGGTCTTTCGGTGGACGCCCAGTTGCTCCATGAGCGCCTTGTGCGGCTCGCGTGCCTGCACATCGTGGAGTTCTTCACCAAGCGCTCCACCTTTGTCGCCCGCACCCTGCTCGAACAGACGCGGCAGATCGACCGGATCGTGACCGCGCTCGACCTCCTGGTGGAGCGCGTGCCCGCGCAGTCCGCCGAGGACGCGGGCTTCGAGGAGCGGTATCGGCGGTACCTCGTCCGCCGCCACGGGCAACTCACCATTCACGGCATCGACGACGCAGGGGAGTGGCCGCTCGCCGACGCCTACCTGAGCCTGGAGATCGCTGAGGGTGAGGAGCGTCGTACGCGGAACGGGGAGCGGCCGCTGCCGTCCCCGCCGCAGCGGGCCGAGCGGGCGCTGGCCGAGCGTAAGCGGGTCCTGCTGCGCGGCGGCACGGGAGCGGGCAAGACGACGCTGGTGCAGTGGCTGGCCGTCGCCGCGGAGCAGGGCATCAGCGAGGAGTCGCCCTATCTGATCGGGCTGGTGCCCTTCGTGCTGAGGGTGCGTCATCTGCTGGGCAGGGAAGGGAGGTTGCCCGGGCCCGAGCGATTCCTGGAGCTCGCGGACTGCCCGTACGCGCCGCCCTCGGGCTGGGCCGAGCGCGTCCTCGAAGCGGGCAGGGGGCTGCTCCTGATCGACGACGTGGATGAGGTGCCGCAGGAGAACCGGGAGCAAGTGCGGCGCTGGATACGCCAGTTGCTGGCCGCCTTCCCCGGCAACCGCTGGCTGGTCACCACGCGCCCATCGGCCGTCCCCCTGGACTGGCTCGCGGCCCAGGACTTCGCCGAGTTCCGGCTCGCACCGATGCGTTCCGACGACATCGAGCACTTCATCCGGCGCTGGCATCAGGCGGCCGCCCCACGGTACAGCCGTGCGAGCGAGAGCGAGGCGCTCCTTTCGGCGGTTCGCAGGCAGCGGGACCTGGGCACACTCGCCACGAACCCCCTCCTGTGCGCTCTGCTGTGTGCCCTGCACCATCAACGGCACGGTTTCCTTCCGGCCGGTCGTACGACGCTGTACCTCGCGGCGCTGGAGATGATGCTGGTACGCCGGGACCGGGAGCGCGGAATCCAACGAAACTCCTCGCCCCGCAGGTTGGACGCCGACGTGCAGTTCACCCTGCTCGGCAGGATCGCCTACTGGATGATCCGCAACGACTGCCGGGAGATCGAGCGGGCCGACGCCGTCAAGCTGATCGGACAGTCGCTCGCGGGCGTTCCTGTGGGCGGGCCCGTGGGGGCGACCACGGAGCAGGACGCGGCGCGGGTCTACCGCCAACTCCTCGAAGGGAGCGGGTTGTTGCGCGAGCAGAGGGACGGCATGGTCGACTTCGCGCACCCGACCTTCCAGGACTACCTCGGTGCGCGTGCAGCTCTGGAGGTCCGCGACCTTCCCCTGTTGGTGTCCAACGCACACAAGGAGCGGTGGAACGACGTCGTCGCGATGGCCGTCGCCCAGGGCCGGAGCGGAGATCGGGAGCGCCTTCTGCTCGACCTGGTGTCCCGAGGGGACGAGAGCGCCGAACACCGGGTGCGGCTGCACCTGTTGGCGCTGTCCTGTCTGGCAGAAGCCCATCGGGTGGAGCCGCGGGTCCTCTACTTGATCGAGCAGCGTGCCGCCGCGCTGCTCCCGCCGCGGACGTGGGAAGAGGCCGCCACGCTCGCAGCCGTCGGGCAGACGGTGCTCTCGGTGCTCCCCGCGCCCGGAGGGCTGACGGAGGAGCAGGCACTGGCCTGTGTGGAGACCGCTGTCCGGATCGGTGGCACTGCCGGGTGCGACTGGCTGTTGTGGGCGCTCGGGGTGGGCTTCGACGATCGGGTGACAGAGGCCGTGCAGCGAGCTTTGGGCGATGCCTGGGGGCACTTCGACGCCGACGCGTACGCGCTGGCGGTCCTCCCGCAGCTCCCGCCCGACATCCCCGTCACCGTCACGTCATCCGAGCAGATCCCCCACCTGGCTCGTCGGCACCACCTGAGGGTCGGCCACGAAGTGCCTCTGGAGGACGTGGTGGCACAGGTCGACAGGGAACGGCTGCGGAGCCTGGACGTCGCGGTCCTCGAGGACCCGGCGGTGCTGCGGAGGCTGCATGCCCTGGAGCGTCTGAGCATCGGGCGTCCGTCCAAGGCGGTGCTGCGGTCCCTGGGGGTGCTCACGTCCCTGAACGAGTGCGACCTGACACTTGCGGACCCCGAGCGGGAACTGCCGGTGATTCCCTCCGGGACCCCGATCACCGCGCTCACGCTGGCCCCGGGTGCCCATGGGCTCGCCGAACTCGCCCGTTTCCCCCGGCTGGAGACCATGGTGCTCCAAGGGATCGACACGGCCCTGACCCCCGATGACTGGCAGCACCTCCGGACGGCTCCCCAACTGCGACACCTCGTACTGCCTGCGGCCGCCGTGCCCCACCTGCGTACTCATGCCGTGACCTGCCCGGACATCACCGCCGTGACACTGACCGGCCACACGGACTCGGCTGTCATCGGACTCGTCGCCGCCGCGTTCCCCGGCCTGCGCACGCTCCGGATGCCGGGGCCCTGCGGCCCCGAGGACGCGGACCTGCCCGGGGTCGCGGTGAGCGTCGCGCCCCGTCCCCGGTACTGA
- a CDS encoding DMT family transporter — protein MPAAAAPWLLLAVFSGTLISLQARITGELAAGLGGDGFAAAVISFGSGFVLLSIGLLALRGPRRGVGLVLADVRGGRLKWWQVLGGFGGAAFLLAQGLTVGALGVALFTVAIVAGQVSGGLLFDRMGLGPAGPQRPSRRRVVGALLVLVAVGLSMADKLGGGFPYAMLLLPLVAGVCVSWQQAVNGHVKNAAGSAYAGTFFNFVAGTGALSVIFLVHAAAKGLPDRLPTEPYVYLGGAVGISFITIAVAAVQKLGVLVLGLCTITGQLVGSLALDLLLPHGDTRVTAATVAGVALALAAVAVAALSGPRAGRVVASSDTARPAAAEREERVER, from the coding sequence ATGCCTGCCGCCGCAGCCCCCTGGCTGCTCCTCGCCGTCTTCTCCGGCACCTTGATATCCCTCCAGGCCCGCATCACCGGCGAGCTGGCCGCGGGGCTCGGCGGGGACGGGTTCGCGGCCGCCGTGATCTCGTTCGGCTCGGGGTTCGTGCTCCTGTCCATCGGGCTCCTTGCGCTGCGCGGGCCGCGCCGTGGCGTCGGTCTGGTGCTCGCGGACGTACGCGGCGGACGGCTCAAGTGGTGGCAGGTGCTCGGCGGCTTCGGGGGCGCGGCCTTCCTGCTCGCGCAAGGGCTGACCGTCGGGGCGCTCGGCGTCGCGCTGTTCACCGTCGCGATCGTCGCGGGCCAGGTCAGCGGCGGGCTGCTCTTCGACCGCATGGGGCTCGGGCCCGCGGGACCCCAGCGGCCGTCGCGGCGCCGGGTCGTCGGCGCGCTGCTGGTCCTCGTGGCCGTCGGCCTGTCGATGGCGGACAAGCTGGGCGGCGGCTTCCCGTACGCGATGCTGCTGCTCCCGCTGGTGGCGGGCGTCTGCGTGAGCTGGCAGCAGGCGGTCAACGGACATGTGAAGAACGCCGCGGGATCCGCGTACGCGGGCACGTTCTTCAACTTCGTCGCCGGTACCGGCGCGCTGAGCGTGATCTTCCTGGTGCACGCGGCGGCGAAGGGCCTCCCCGACCGGCTGCCCACCGAGCCGTACGTCTACCTCGGCGGTGCGGTCGGCATCTCGTTCATCACCATCGCGGTCGCCGCGGTGCAGAAGCTCGGCGTCCTGGTGCTCGGCCTGTGCACGATCACCGGCCAGCTGGTGGGTTCGCTCGCCCTCGATCTGCTGCTGCCGCACGGCGACACCCGGGTCACGGCGGCCACCGTCGCGGGCGTCGCGCTCGCGCTCGCCGCGGTGGCCGTCGCGGCGCTCTCGGGACCGCGCGCGGGCCGGGTCGTGGCGTCGAGCGACACGGCCCGGCCCGCGGCGGCGGAGCGCGAGGAGCGGGTGGAGCGCTAG